One genomic window of Paenisporosarcina antarctica includes the following:
- a CDS encoding helix-turn-helix transcriptional regulator, with amino-acid sequence MTINRHFEIIYILLDRKIVTAKELAEHFEVSTRTIYRDVDVLSGAGIPIYSSKGKGGGISLLEGYSFNASLLTSNEQEDILTGLQTLVVTDFPNSDKIIKKVSRLFKKDTTNWIDIDFSPWGSGPKSKQLFASLRDAIINQFVIHFSYINSEGEKSERNVEPLQLLFKQNAWYLSGYCLWKKCFRIFKISRMREVTVTNQPFSPKPSHNAIKNAETQVAHSSVPVTLRISSKGAHRIYDEFDDHMITKNQDGSYTVNTQFPIGPWLDSYLLSFGILLQEIHPEDLRARMLAQLDKLKNNLNRSE; translated from the coding sequence ATGACCATCAATAGGCATTTTGAAATCATTTATATATTATTAGATAGAAAAATTGTCACAGCAAAAGAATTAGCAGAGCATTTTGAGGTTTCGACACGAACCATCTATAGAGATGTAGACGTATTAAGTGGGGCTGGGATTCCTATTTATTCCAGTAAAGGGAAAGGAGGAGGTATCTCTTTGCTAGAGGGGTACTCTTTTAATGCTTCGCTTTTAACAAGTAATGAACAGGAAGACATCTTAACTGGTCTACAGACGTTGGTGGTCACTGATTTTCCGAATTCGGATAAAATAATAAAAAAGGTATCTCGATTATTTAAAAAGGATACGACTAACTGGATTGACATTGATTTCTCTCCATGGGGAAGTGGGCCAAAAAGTAAACAGCTGTTCGCTTCATTACGAGATGCTATTATCAATCAATTTGTGATTCATTTTAGTTACATTAATTCAGAAGGAGAAAAAAGTGAACGGAATGTGGAACCACTTCAATTATTATTCAAACAGAATGCTTGGTATCTTTCCGGTTATTGTTTATGGAAAAAGTGTTTTCGAATTTTTAAAATCAGTCGGATGCGAGAAGTAACCGTGACTAACCAACCATTTAGTCCTAAACCTTCACATAACGCCATTAAAAATGCAGAGACACAAGTTGCACATTCTTCCGTACCTGTAACTCTCCGGATATCTTCTAAGGGAGCACACAGGATTTATGACGAGTTCGATGACCATATGATTACGAAGAACCAAGATGGATCTTATACAGTTAATACTCAATTCCCGATAGGTCCCTGGTTAGATAGCTATCTGTTATCATTTGGAATCCTTTTACAAGAAATTCATCCTGAGGATTTGCGTGCAAGAATGCTAGCCCAGCTTGATAAACTAAAAAATAATCTCAATAGAAGTGAATAA
- a CDS encoding nucleoside triphosphate pyrophosphohydrolase family protein, translated as MNFNETVDRSLQIRKIYHQLENKHHGTEWSVEEDALAFLTDAALVGRLTMAHQERWPTATAIDPKPELMHKIGESIWWLIILAERMDINSEQALEQFLEKKEKQFM; from the coding sequence ATGAATTTTAATGAAACAGTAGATCGGTCGTTACAAATTAGAAAGATATATCATCAACTTGAGAACAAACATCATGGAACGGAGTGGTCTGTGGAGGAGGATGCGCTGGCATTTTTAACTGATGCAGCGCTAGTTGGACGTCTAACTATGGCTCACCAAGAAAGATGGCCAACAGCAACAGCCATCGATCCTAAACCTGAACTAATGCATAAGATTGGTGAGTCTATCTGGTGGCTCATTATTTTAGCAGAACGAATGGATATTAATAGCGAACAAGCTTTAGAGCAGTTCTTAGAGAAAAAGGAAAAACAATTTATGTAA